One Pseudorhodoplanes sinuspersici DNA segment encodes these proteins:
- a CDS encoding tripartite tricarboxylate transporter TctB family protein — protein sequence MVIRFKNALPYLVLLAGAVGFYVLTLRIEYTSRPGQLGPDTWPKLAIGLIAIVCLFELLRALATENRAEAVGITEQLEQGETAEDDAPRRPLLLAAGIGMTIAYGALVSQIGFPLATFLYLAAFMYVGGFRSHGAIWLSSIIGSASLTVLFLKVVYVSLPRGAAPFDRITDLLTGSL from the coding sequence ATGGTGATTCGCTTCAAGAACGCACTGCCTTATCTCGTTCTCCTGGCGGGCGCTGTTGGTTTCTATGTTCTGACATTACGGATCGAGTACACGTCGCGCCCCGGTCAATTGGGGCCGGATACTTGGCCCAAGCTGGCGATCGGCCTGATCGCAATTGTCTGCCTTTTCGAACTGCTGCGCGCGCTAGCGACAGAAAATCGCGCGGAGGCCGTCGGCATCACCGAACAGCTTGAACAAGGCGAGACGGCTGAGGATGACGCACCGCGACGTCCGCTTCTCCTCGCCGCGGGAATCGGAATGACGATCGCCTATGGAGCGCTCGTGAGCCAGATCGGTTTCCCACTTGCGACGTTCCTCTATCTCGCAGCCTTCATGTATGTGGGTGGATTCCGGTCACATGGTGCAATTTGGCTTTCCAGCATCATCGGTTCGGCATCGCTTACGGTGCTGTTTCTGAAGGTCGTCTATGTATCGCTGCCTCGTGGTGCAGCTCCATTCGACCGGATCACCGATCTTCTCACCGGTTCGCTCTGA
- a CDS encoding tripartite tricarboxylate transporter substrate binding protein, producing the protein MNVTRRQILRAGGAAMAVGTLPSAFATTAKYPERPIELIVPWGPGGGADQLARLTGKLSEPILTQSMPIVNVPGGTGATGMAKLLASPADGHSAAIYIADSHALLVGKDARWSMDSIIPAAVMIQAPSFLFVAQNSRFKSWSDFAAEAKEKSGQLKVATLGFGSVDDFTLSYLGARGIKVVQVPFSKPSERYISILGGHADALYEQAGDVAQFLNSGQMRPLIVFSNQRFEAFKDVPCSKELGFEITLPQFRAIVMRGGTQSERLKIFSDALTKVAALPDFRKFLKEQFADEKSFLPAEPAAAFIKRQLEDMRAAVKQS; encoded by the coding sequence ATGAACGTCACTCGGCGTCAAATCTTGCGTGCGGGCGGTGCAGCAATGGCTGTGGGCACGCTGCCATCGGCATTCGCTACAACCGCCAAATATCCGGAGCGTCCGATTGAACTCATCGTGCCGTGGGGGCCTGGCGGCGGCGCCGATCAGCTTGCGCGGCTCACCGGCAAACTCAGCGAGCCTATTCTGACGCAAAGCATGCCGATCGTTAACGTCCCGGGCGGTACCGGCGCGACTGGCATGGCGAAACTGTTGGCGTCTCCGGCTGATGGTCATTCAGCGGCAATTTACATTGCCGATAGTCACGCCCTCCTTGTCGGCAAGGACGCGCGCTGGTCGATGGACAGTATCATACCGGCTGCGGTGATGATCCAGGCGCCTTCGTTCCTCTTTGTCGCCCAGAATAGCAGGTTCAAGTCTTGGTCGGACTTCGCCGCAGAGGCGAAAGAAAAGTCCGGCCAACTGAAGGTCGCAACACTCGGTTTCGGCAGCGTTGACGATTTCACGCTCAGCTATCTTGGTGCGCGCGGCATCAAGGTCGTACAAGTTCCTTTCTCCAAGCCGAGTGAGCGCTACATTTCAATCCTGGGTGGACATGCCGATGCGCTCTATGAACAAGCCGGTGACGTCGCACAATTCCTCAACAGCGGCCAGATGCGGCCACTGATCGTCTTTTCAAATCAGCGTTTCGAAGCGTTCAAAGATGTCCCTTGCTCGAAAGAACTTGGCTTTGAAATCACGCTTCCACAGTTTCGCGCGATCGTAATGCGTGGCGGGACACAATCCGAGCGCCTCAAGATCTTCTCCGATGCGCTGACCAAAGTCGCGGCGTTGCCAGACTTCAGAAAATTTCTGAAAGAGCAATTTGCCGACGAGAAAAGCTTCCTACCGGCGGAACCCGCAGCCGCCTTTATCAAACGGCAACTCGAGGACATGAGGGCTGCCGTCAAGCAATCCTGA
- a CDS encoding LysR substrate-binding domain-containing protein — protein MLMIADIDIVLLRTFVAIVETNGLTSAGKKVGRTQPAITHQIKRLEENLGRPLFGRDRRNLTLTRDGEIFLGYARNLLRINDEIRARFSAPMIEGHVKLGMPDLYAPYLLPGILGSFARAHPGIQVELMCTRSVHLHAALQREEIDIALMTNQPEFRGGDTVRLEKLVWVTGPMTDLEIEEPLPLALMPPGSVLRQRALESLDRLGRKWLITSVCDSVAGLRASVLAGLAISVFPECAVTSELRILGKAEGLPNLPSIEIVLYRSAKRISAVAEHLAQYIAAEFAQVEVYPGIELSRRF, from the coding sequence ATGTTGATGATCGCAGATATCGATATTGTTCTGCTGCGAACCTTTGTGGCGATCGTCGAGACGAATGGGCTGACGTCCGCCGGTAAAAAAGTCGGCCGCACGCAGCCGGCGATTACGCACCAGATCAAAAGGCTTGAAGAAAATCTCGGACGCCCCTTATTTGGCCGCGACCGCCGCAATCTCACGCTTACGCGCGATGGTGAAATTTTCCTCGGATATGCGCGAAACCTGCTCCGTATCAACGACGAGATAAGAGCGCGTTTCTCAGCGCCGATGATTGAGGGACATGTCAAACTGGGAATGCCGGATTTGTATGCGCCCTATCTTTTGCCCGGCATTCTTGGAAGTTTTGCACGCGCGCATCCTGGTATCCAGGTTGAACTGATGTGTACGCGCAGCGTTCACCTTCACGCTGCGCTGCAGCGTGAAGAGATTGATATTGCGCTGATGACCAACCAGCCGGAATTCCGGGGCGGGGACACGGTGCGTCTTGAAAAACTCGTCTGGGTCACTGGGCCCATGACCGATTTGGAAATCGAAGAGCCTCTGCCGCTGGCGCTCATGCCTCCAGGCAGCGTGCTGCGTCAGCGTGCGCTGGAATCGCTGGATCGGCTTGGACGCAAGTGGCTTATTACATCCGTTTGCGACAGCGTTGCCGGATTGAGAGCCTCAGTGCTGGCGGGATTGGCGATCTCCGTTTTTCCTGAATGTGCAGTCACCTCCGAGCTGCGTATTCTTGGAAAAGCCGAGGGGCTGCCAAACCTGCCGTCGATTGAAATCGTCCTGTATCGAAGCGCGAAAAGGATATCGGCGGTTGCCGAACATCTTGCTCAGTACATCGCTGCCGAATTTGCGCAGGTCGAGGTGTATCCGGGAATTGAACTGAGCAGGCGTTTCTGA
- the gyrB gene encoding DNA topoisomerase (ATP-hydrolyzing) subunit B, with protein sequence MAEPARDDTPETSSGYDAESIKVLKGLDAVRKRPGMYIGDTDDGSGLHHMVYEVVDNAIDEALAGHASNVMVTLNPDGSCTVRDDGRGIPVDIHKGEGVSAAEVIMTQLHAGGKFDQNSYKVSGGLHGVGVSVVNALSTWLRLTIWRDGKEHTMEFRDGVAQAPLQVTGDAEGRKGTEVTFLPSPQTFTMTEFDFSTLEHRLRELAFLNSGVSVILTDARHAVEKREEMRYDGGIEAFVKYLDRNKSPLIPQPINISIERDGITVECALWWNDGYHESVLCFTNNIPQRDGGTHLAGFRGALTRQITSYAENNGSSKKEKVALTGDDCREGLTAVLSVKVPDPKFSSQTKDKLVSSEVRPVVENVVNQALQGWFEEHPSEAKVIVNKVVEAAAAREAARKARELTRRKGALDISSLPGKLADCQERDPAKSELFIVEGDSAGGSAKQGRNREFQAVLPLRGKILNVERARFDKMLSSNEIGTLITALGAGIRDEFDINKLRYHKIIIMTDADVDGSHIRTLLLTFFFRQMPDIIEGGYLYIAQPPLYKVSRGKSEQYLKDERALEDYLIENGLEDSVLKLANGEERAGGDLRRLLENARSVRNLLNGLHSRYNRKVIEQAAIAGVLTPRVTGNLESAANAAEYIARRLDSLSDETERGWQGRFDTEGFHFERTVRGVKDVAMIDQALLGSADARRLDEYAPLLQDVYAKPSTLRRKGEETIIFGPVGLFEAVTNVGRKGISMQRYKGLGEMNPDQLWETTLDTDVRSLLQVKVRESDEADDIFGRLMGDLVEPRRDFIQENALSAIVDA encoded by the coding sequence ATGGCTGAGCCCGCTCGCGACGATACTCCTGAGACGTCTTCCGGTTACGATGCCGAATCCATCAAGGTCCTGAAGGGCCTGGATGCCGTACGCAAGCGGCCGGGCATGTATATCGGCGATACCGACGATGGCTCCGGCTTGCATCACATGGTTTACGAAGTCGTCGACAACGCGATCGACGAAGCCCTTGCGGGTCACGCGAGCAATGTGATGGTCACGCTCAATCCGGACGGTTCCTGCACCGTACGCGATGATGGCCGCGGTATCCCCGTCGACATCCACAAGGGCGAAGGGGTCTCGGCTGCGGAAGTGATCATGACGCAGCTCCATGCCGGCGGAAAATTCGATCAGAATTCCTACAAGGTCTCCGGCGGCCTGCATGGCGTCGGCGTGTCCGTGGTCAATGCGCTATCAACCTGGCTGAGGCTCACGATTTGGCGCGACGGCAAAGAACACACCATGGAGTTCCGCGACGGTGTCGCGCAGGCACCATTGCAGGTGACCGGTGACGCCGAGGGTCGCAAGGGAACGGAAGTGACATTCCTGCCCTCGCCGCAAACCTTTACGATGACCGAGTTTGATTTCTCGACGCTTGAGCATCGTTTGCGCGAATTAGCGTTCCTGAATTCCGGCGTGTCCGTGATCCTGACCGACGCACGCCATGCCGTCGAGAAGCGCGAGGAAATGCGCTACGATGGCGGTATCGAGGCCTTCGTCAAATATCTCGATCGCAACAAGAGCCCGCTGATCCCGCAGCCGATCAACATCAGCATTGAGCGCGACGGCATCACCGTTGAATGCGCGCTGTGGTGGAATGACGGCTACCACGAGAGCGTGCTCTGCTTTACCAACAACATTCCGCAGCGCGACGGCGGTACCCATCTGGCCGGCTTCCGCGGTGCGCTGACCCGCCAGATCACGAGTTATGCCGAGAACAATGGCTCCAGCAAAAAGGAAAAGGTGGCGCTGACCGGCGACGATTGCCGCGAAGGTCTGACGGCGGTGCTGTCGGTAAAAGTGCCCGATCCGAAATTCTCGTCGCAGACCAAGGACAAGCTTGTCTCGTCCGAAGTCCGGCCTGTCGTCGAAAACGTCGTCAACCAGGCTTTGCAGGGCTGGTTCGAGGAACATCCGTCCGAAGCCAAGGTCATCGTCAATAAGGTGGTCGAAGCCGCCGCGGCGCGGGAAGCCGCACGCAAGGCGCGCGAGCTGACACGCCGCAAGGGCGCGCTCGACATCTCGTCGTTGCCCGGCAAGCTCGCCGATTGTCAGGAACGCGATCCGGCAAAATCGGAGCTCTTCATCGTCGAGGGTGACAGCGCCGGCGGCTCTGCAAAACAAGGGCGCAATCGCGAATTCCAGGCTGTGCTGCCGCTGCGCGGCAAGATCCTCAATGTCGAACGCGCGCGCTTCGACAAGATGCTGTCGTCGAATGAAATCGGCACGTTGATCACCGCGCTCGGTGCCGGCATTCGCGACGAGTTCGACATCAACAAGCTGCGCTATCACAAGATCATCATCATGACAGACGCGGACGTGGACGGCTCCCATATCCGCACGCTGCTGCTGACCTTCTTCTTCCGGCAGATGCCGGACATCATCGAAGGCGGCTACCTCTACATCGCACAGCCGCCGCTCTACAAAGTCTCTCGCGGCAAGTCCGAGCAATATCTGAAGGACGAGCGTGCGCTGGAAGATTATCTGATCGAAAACGGTCTTGAGGACAGCGTGCTGAAACTCGCCAATGGCGAGGAACGTGCCGGTGGCGATCTACGCAGGCTGCTCGAAAATGCGCGCTCGGTGCGCAACCTGCTGAATGGCCTGCATTCGCGCTATAATCGCAAAGTGATCGAACAAGCGGCTATTGCCGGCGTGCTCACGCCACGCGTCACCGGCAATCTGGAAAGCGCCGCTAACGCGGCCGAATATATCGCTCGGCGTCTCGACTCGCTGTCGGATGAAACCGAGCGTGGCTGGCAAGGCCGTTTCGATACTGAAGGTTTCCATTTCGAGCGGACCGTGCGTGGCGTGAAAGACGTGGCGATGATCGATCAGGCGCTGCTTGGCTCTGCCGACGCGCGCCGGCTCGACGAATATGCGCCCCTGTTGCAGGACGTCTACGCCAAGCCCAGCACGCTGCGCCGCAAGGGCGAGGAAACGATCATCTTCGGACCGGTCGGTCTGTTCGAGGCCGTGACCAATGTCGGCCGCAAGGGCATTTCGATGCAGCGTTACAAGGGGCTCGGCGAGATGAACCCCGACCAGCTCTGGGAAACCACGCTCGACACCGATGTGCGTTCGCTGCTGCAGGTGAAGGTCCGCGAGTCGGACGAGGCCGACGATATTTTCGGCCGCCTGATGGGCGATCTTGTCGAACCGCGCCGCGACTTCATCCAGGAGAATGCGCTGTCGGCGATCGTGGATGCGTAG